In one Brassica oleracea var. oleracea cultivar TO1000 chromosome C9, BOL, whole genome shotgun sequence genomic region, the following are encoded:
- the LOC106318287 gene encoding exocyst complex component EXO70A1-like, whose amino-acid sequence MGKHLFRSSPPPEKQTAHQSLAETAVQECMRDITTVISKWTSSSDEFLFSTNSRSEAAEFVEVVRHLHSTMHRLVAVNPSSEKLIYAQNLMQSAMNLLESEFHRVLKENKQYLHPESVSLRSCRSSRRFSTSTVTSISDSEDEGGSYEENAAADEHRFSGGDSDAMDDLKMIADCMISTGYAKECVNVYKTVRRSIVDETLHNLSVERLTLHQIQKMDWEILEPKIKSWLQAAKLAVRKLFFGERILADHVFSSSTNIVEASFTDITQEGALALFAFPEHAAKIKKLSPEKMFRFLDMYESLANLFVEIESIFYFDSAAAVRSQVINSLAKLGDAVRFMMNDFETAIQKEASKTLIVGGGVHPLTRYVMNYLSFLADYDESISVIFENWQLTVPSPLPESLFISGGGDDAHPEDLYSSPVSKRIAWVILLTLCKIDGKAQPYKDVALSYLFLANNLQYVVVKVRSSNLRLLLGDDWVVKHEAKVNQYAEKFEKLAWGKVLTSLPENPAEKITPEEARALFARFNDEFEAAYRKQISWVIPDPNLRDRIKISLSQKLMLVCTEFYEVNRFGLGGDAFNARYTPEDIGNYLSDLYFGSRGSGSSSTTTGSGSGTGSTTTGKSRGGRSH is encoded by the coding sequence ATGGGGAAACACTTGTTCCGATCATCACCTCCACCGGAGAAACAAACAGCTCACCAATCTCTCGCGGAAACAGCTGTGCAAGAGTGTATGAGGGACATCACCACCGTCATATCCAAATGGACTTCCTCCTCCGACGAGTTCCTCTTCTCCACAAACAGTCGTAGCGAAGCGGCGGAGTTCGTGGAAGTCGTCAGGCATTTGCACAGCACCATGCACCGCCTGGTCGCCGTCAACCCCTCCTCGGAGAAGCTCATCTACGCGCAGAACCTCATGCAGTCCGCGATGAACCTCCTCGAATCTGAGTTCCACCGCGTGCTGAAGGAGAATAAACAGTACCTACACCCTGAATCCGTCTCTCTACGGTCTTGCAGATCGTCGAGAAGATTCAGCACCTCGACGGTGACTAGCATCTCCGACTCGGAAGACGAAGGCGGCTCGTACGAGGAAAACGCCGCCGCCGACGAGCATAGATTCTCCGGCGGAGATTCCGACGCGATGGACGATCTCAAAATGATCGCGGACTGTATGATCTCCACGGGATACGCTAAAGAATGCGTAAATGTCTACAAAACCGTGCGGAGATCTATCGTGGACGAGACGCTGCATAACTTATCGGTGGAGAGATTGACTCTGCATCAGATTCAGAAGATGGATTGGGAGATTCTCGAGCCCAAGATCAAGTCGTGGCTACAAGCTGCGAAGCTAGCGGTTAGGAAACTCTTCTTCGGCGAGAGGATCCTCGCCGACCACGTGTTCTCCTCCTCCACTAACATAGTCGAAGCTTCTTTCACCGATATCACGCAAGAGGGAGCCTTAGCGCTCTTCGCCTTCCCGGAACACGCCGCTAAGATCAAGAAACTATCGCCGGAGAAGATGTTCCGGTTCCTCGACATGTACGAGTCGCTCGCGAACCTCTTCGTCGAGATCGAGTCGATATTCTACTTCGACTCGGCCGCCGCCGTTAGGTCTCAGGTGATCAACTCGTTAGCTAAACTCGGCGATGCGGTTAGGTTCATGATGAATGATTTCGAGACCGCGATTCAGAAGGAAGCGTCCAAAACGCTGATCGTCGGCGGCGGCGTTCATCCTCTCACTCGTTACGTCATGAACTACCTCTCCTTCCTCGCGGATTACGACGAGTCTATCTCCGTCATCTTCGAGAACTGGCAGCTAACCGTGCCGTCTCCTTTGCCGGAGTCTTTATTCATCAGCGGCGGCGGAGATGATGCTCATCCGGAGGATTTGTACTCGTCTCCGGTGTCCAAACGAATCGCGTGGGTGATTCTCCTCACTCTCTGCAAAATCGACGGGAAAGCTCAGCCGTATAAAGACGTGGCACTGTCTTACCTCTTCCTCGCGAACAATCTCCAATACGTCGTCGTCAAGGTCCGTTCCTCTAACCTGAGGCTCCTTCTCGGAGACGATTGGGTGGTGAAGCACGAGGCGAAGGTGAATCAGTACGCGGAGAAGTTCGAGAAGCTCGCGTGGGGGAAAGTGCTGACGTCGTTACCGGAGAATCCCGCGGAGAAGATTACGCCGGAGGAGGCTAGAGCGCTGTTCGCTAGGTTCAACGACGAGTTCGAGGCGGCGTACCGGAAACAGATATCGTGGGTTATACCCGACCCGAACCTTAGGGATCGGATTAAAATCTCGCTGAGTCAGAAACTCATGCTGGTTTGTACCGAGTTTTACGAGGTAAACCGGTTCGGTTTGGGAGGAGATGCGTTTAATGCCAGATATACCCCTGAAGATATAGGGAATTACCTCTCGGATCTGTACTTTGGAAGCAGAGGCTCAGGGAGTTCCTCGACAACAACCGGATCTGGATCCGGAACCGGTTCGACGACAACGGGTAAATCTCGGGGAGGACGTAGCCATTGA